The proteins below are encoded in one region of Campylobacter rectus:
- the folP gene encoding dihydropteroate synthase, with translation MKIFKINPQTGFNEICEVIRPSDEGRNLMKKKSAINFFLIKDLRSPAANILKQDALSVGAELVTNRDVILGGANSVALLMATDAQVLALAKKEAAQDFGLKNLAKFLKSPFKKPQRAQIMGVVNVNEDSFNAASRVNEKSGIARIEEMIEQGAEYIDVGAVSSRPGSKYVGREVEFARLEKIITEIYRLNLHEKAIFSLDSFDAYCLEYALNHGFKMINDITGDVSLCALAARYGASYCLMHMQNSPENMQDNPHYDDLLGEIDAFFEAKIAAAQDLGCRDIVLDVGIGFGKTAEQNMILIKNLEHFLRFGLPILAGASRKSVINFYSPSEIKDRLAGSLYLHLEAFRNGAQIIRTHDVAEHAQMFRLENAMRKLAAW, from the coding sequence ATGAAAATTTTTAAAATCAATCCGCAAACGGGTTTCAACGAGATCTGCGAGGTTATCCGTCCTAGCGACGAGGGGCGAAATTTGATGAAAAAAAAGTCGGCGATCAACTTTTTTTTGATCAAAGATTTGCGCTCGCCGGCGGCCAATATCCTAAAGCAAGATGCGCTAAGCGTGGGCGCGGAGCTCGTGACTAACCGCGACGTGATTCTGGGTGGCGCAAACTCGGTCGCGCTTTTAATGGCTACCGATGCGCAAGTTCTTGCGCTTGCCAAAAAAGAGGCCGCTCAGGATTTCGGGCTAAAAAATTTGGCTAAATTTTTAAAATCTCCGTTTAAAAAACCGCAGCGCGCGCAGATAATGGGCGTCGTAAACGTAAATGAGGATAGCTTTAACGCCGCAAGCCGCGTGAACGAAAAAAGCGGCATAGCTCGCATCGAAGAGATGATCGAGCAGGGCGCCGAGTATATCGACGTGGGTGCGGTGAGCTCTAGACCCGGCAGCAAATACGTCGGACGCGAGGTCGAATTTGCCAGGCTTGAAAAGATCATCACCGAAATTTACCGCCTAAATTTGCACGAAAAGGCGATATTTAGCCTAGATAGCTTTGATGCGTACTGCCTAGAATACGCGCTAAATCACGGCTTTAAGATGATAAACGATATCACGGGCGACGTTAGTCTCTGCGCTCTAGCGGCGCGGTACGGCGCGAGCTACTGCCTTATGCATATGCAAAACAGCCCAGAAAATATGCAGGATAATCCGCATTATGATGATTTGCTGGGCGAGATAGACGCGTTTTTCGAGGCTAAGATCGCCGCGGCGCAGGATCTTGGGTGTCGCGATATCGTGCTAGACGTAGGAATCGGCTTTGGCAAGACGGCGGAGCAAAATATGATTTTGATAAAAAATTTAGAGCATTTTTTGCGCTTCGGTTTGCCGATCTTAGCGGGCGCTAGTAGAAAATCGGTCATAAATTTTTATAGTCCTAGCGAGATAAAAGACCGCTTGGCGGGTAGTCTTTATCTGCATCTGGAGGCCTTTAGAAACGGTGCGCAGATCATCCGCACGCACGACGTGGCCGAGCATGCGCAGATGTTTAGGCTGGAAAACGCGATGAGAAAGCTCGCGGCGTGGTAA
- a CDS encoding DNA polymerase III subunit delta' has translation MQSKIVITSDFEALKEEILGLYGVNSVRFFFAEDFLLENAKEVAAEAYIAESEPKLLVLGAKNFRVEAQNSLLKIIEEPPKNIFFIIACESKNMLLPTVRSRLVTENRLIKKQREKTGLNYKRLELKEICAFIDEKSALERSEKLGKNDLKELIAAIALEATAQGVKFSAEELEYFFKAVRLAELNTKTHALLTPILLMIYEKGLR, from the coding sequence ATGCAAAGCAAGATCGTAATCACGAGCGACTTTGAAGCCTTGAAAGAGGAAATTTTAGGGCTTTACGGCGTAAATTCGGTTAGATTTTTTTTCGCCGAGGACTTTTTGCTGGAAAATGCAAAAGAGGTCGCCGCCGAGGCCTATATCGCCGAGAGCGAGCCCAAACTACTGGTTTTAGGCGCTAAAAATTTCCGCGTCGAGGCTCAAAACTCTCTACTAAAAATCATCGAAGAGCCGCCTAAAAATATCTTTTTTATCATAGCTTGCGAGTCGAAAAATATGCTCCTGCCGACCGTGCGTTCGCGCCTGGTTACCGAAAATCGGCTCATAAAAAAGCAGCGCGAAAAAACGGGGTTAAATTACAAACGTCTCGAGCTAAAAGAAATTTGCGCGTTTATTGATGAAAAATCAGCTCTAGAGCGCTCCGAAAAGCTTGGCAAAAACGACCTAAAAGAGCTAATCGCCGCCATAGCTCTCGAGGCTACGGCGCAGGGGGTTAAATTTAGCGCTGAAGAGCTTGAGTATTTTTTCAAAGCCGTGCGCCTGGCCGAGCTAAATACCAAAACCCACGCGCTTCTTACGCCGATACTTCTTATGATTTACGAAAAAGGGCTTAGATGA
- a CDS encoding RNA pyrophosphohydrolase yields the protein MQKRYRPNVAAVILASSYPFDCKILIAQRCDLTGIWQFPQGGIDEGETPREALKRELKEEIGTDDIDVLSEYPQWLSYDFPEGVASRKFYNFDGQTQKYFLVRLRPGAKININTKKPEFSEYKFINSREVLNGINHFKKPIYGKVIGYFKEKGFI from the coding sequence ATGCAAAAAAGATATAGACCAAACGTCGCGGCGGTCATACTCGCGTCATCTTATCCGTTCGATTGCAAGATTTTAATCGCGCAAAGGTGCGATCTGACAGGCATTTGGCAGTTTCCTCAGGGCGGCATAGACGAGGGCGAGACGCCGCGCGAAGCTCTAAAAAGAGAGCTAAAAGAGGAGATAGGCACGGACGATATAGACGTGCTTAGCGAGTATCCGCAGTGGCTTAGCTACGACTTTCCGGAAGGCGTAGCTAGCAGGAAATTTTACAACTTTGACGGGCAGACGCAAAAGTATTTTTTAGTGCGGTTGCGTCCCGGCGCGAAGATAAACATAAACACCAAAAAGCCCGAATTTAGCGAGTATAAATTTATAAATTCGCGCGAAGTTTTAAACGGCATAAACCACTTCAAAAAGCCGATCTACGGTAAGGTTATCGGCTACTTTAAAGAGAAAGGATTTATCTAA
- the ligA gene encoding NAD-dependent DNA ligase LigA — protein sequence MDKKEYLEAVDTLNAWAKAYYTDDAPIATDEEYDELYHKVLEFERANPGDISMFSPTKRVGGEVSDGFVKARHSVRMWSMEDIFSFEELLAWLKRGDKEGLEFALQPKFDGASLNLLYENGALVRAITRGDGITGEDVTSNAKVIKNIPLQIAYNGRIEIRGEVVIAKNDFDEINFARAQRGEPQLSNPRNAAAGSLRQLDSAVTASRRLRFKPWGYGEQNLGLETYSQMMDFIYSQGFEREEFFKICRTAEQIEEAYKQLVAQRDSKPFMMDGLVVRVQSIAASEELGYTEKFPKFMVAYKFPAIEKTTRLLDVAFQVGRSGVVTPVGVLEPVNIDGATVKSATLHNFDEIERLGVQKGDFISIIRSGDVIPKITGVFKQRRDGSQMPIERPRECPVCGSMLLDEGVFVKCQNLECKARVINSLIHFASKKCLNIDGLGEAIVNQLFEAGLVAKIADIYELTAQDLASLEGFKDKKIANLLGAIEASRTPALHSFIASLGIEHIGEVAAKKIAQIYPQNWRELSFGEVAAIEGFGEAMAESYAEFMQVNRQNLDEILRFVSPQAQIYETKQSAISGKTFVITGTLSKSRDEFKRVLEANGAKVSGSVSKKTDFVLYGDEAGSKLDKARELGVKAITEDELRRMIEI from the coding sequence ATGGATAAAAAAGAGTATTTAGAGGCCGTAGATACGCTAAATGCGTGGGCGAAGGCCTACTACACCGACGATGCACCCATAGCTACCGACGAGGAGTACGACGAGCTTTATCATAAAGTGCTGGAATTTGAGAGAGCAAATCCTGGCGATATCTCGATGTTTAGTCCGACAAAGCGCGTCGGCGGCGAGGTTAGCGATGGGTTTGTAAAGGCTCGCCACAGCGTGCGGATGTGGTCGATGGAGGATATTTTTAGTTTTGAAGAGCTGCTAGCGTGGCTAAAGCGCGGCGACAAGGAGGGGCTGGAGTTTGCGCTTCAGCCTAAATTTGACGGCGCGAGCTTAAATTTACTCTACGAAAACGGCGCTCTCGTGCGAGCTATCACGCGCGGCGACGGCATAACGGGCGAGGACGTCACGAGTAACGCCAAAGTCATCAAGAATATCCCGCTACAAATCGCCTATAACGGTAGGATCGAGATCCGCGGCGAGGTTGTGATCGCTAAAAACGACTTTGACGAGATAAATTTCGCTCGCGCGCAAAGGGGCGAGCCGCAGCTATCAAATCCTAGAAATGCGGCCGCCGGCAGTCTGCGCCAGCTAGATAGCGCAGTGACGGCGTCGCGCAGGCTGAGGTTTAAGCCTTGGGGCTACGGCGAGCAAAATTTGGGCCTTGAAACCTACTCGCAGATGATGGATTTTATCTATTCGCAGGGCTTTGAGCGAGAGGAGTTTTTTAAAATTTGCCGCACTGCAGAGCAGATCGAGGAGGCGTATAAGCAGCTCGTAGCGCAGCGAGATAGCAAGCCCTTTATGATGGACGGCCTCGTGGTGCGCGTGCAGAGTATCGCGGCTAGCGAGGAGCTGGGCTACACGGAGAAATTTCCTAAATTTATGGTCGCGTATAAATTTCCCGCTATCGAAAAGACCACGCGCCTGCTTGACGTCGCGTTTCAGGTCGGGCGCAGCGGCGTCGTGACTCCGGTGGGCGTGCTTGAGCCCGTAAATATCGACGGCGCGACCGTAAAGTCCGCCACGCTGCACAACTTCGACGAGATCGAGCGCCTAGGCGTGCAAAAGGGCGATTTTATCAGCATTATCCGCTCGGGCGACGTGATACCCAAGATCACCGGCGTCTTTAAACAGCGCAGAGACGGTTCGCAGATGCCTATCGAGCGGCCGCGCGAGTGTCCCGTATGCGGGTCGATGCTACTAGACGAGGGCGTTTTCGTCAAGTGTCAAAACCTCGAGTGCAAGGCTCGCGTGATAAATTCGCTCATACATTTTGCGAGCAAAAAGTGCCTAAATATCGACGGCCTGGGCGAAGCGATCGTAAATCAGCTTTTTGAAGCGGGCTTAGTCGCCAAAATCGCCGACATTTACGAGCTTACGGCGCAGGATTTGGCAAGTCTTGAGGGTTTTAAAGATAAAAAGATCGCAAATCTGCTCGGCGCCATCGAGGCTAGCCGCACGCCGGCTTTGCACAGCTTTATAGCGAGCCTTGGCATCGAGCATATCGGAGAGGTAGCGGCCAAAAAGATAGCGCAAATTTACCCGCAAAACTGGCGCGAGCTGAGCTTCGGCGAAGTCGCCGCGATCGAAGGATTCGGCGAGGCGATGGCGGAGAGTTACGCAGAGTTTATGCAGGTAAATAGGCAAAATTTGGACGAAATTTTGCGTTTTGTTAGCCCGCAAGCGCAAATTTACGAGACGAAACAAAGCGCAATAAGCGGTAAAACGTTCGTGATAACGGGCACGCTTAGCAAGAGCAGGGATGAATTTAAAAGGGTTTTGGAAGCAAACGGCGCGAAAGTAAGCGGCTCGGTGAGCAAGAAAACCGACTTCGTGCTTTACGGCGATGAGGCCGGCAGCAAGCTGGATAAAGCTAGAGAGCTGGGCGTCAAGGCGATAACCGAGGACGAGCTAAGGCGGATGATTGAGATTTGA
- a CDS encoding SAM-dependent methyltransferase, translating to MRFDLFTARHLNISRNKAAELIKSGKILLNGRICSKPSFEVGEFYAFKSSNAVNLDGDKVLSETLSVNLRVCENGGEFDADGGFCSQNLHAKNSVAFGKKSGLQARKNGPQEREIGGACGLGREKFDGEDAFCRRSEFSYGEYEATYGDKTMLENKNLNDDAQKSAVLGAADETQNLCGANLTDAAEATRKKARKSEQNLDANSVKIELIGEIYVGRGALKLKSFLAAYLLEVQGKNALDVGSSTGGFVQILLQNGIKSVTALDVGSSQLDKSLRADSRVIVVENTDVREFAAGFQNSGGDGKFDGSAQNLKTQIKPSKDSRICDKFGLGRSNFAERDGFLSEPSKSDFTPLNLAKAGKSEWAVKRIDHQNKTSNLNKKNAQTGCADEPILAQASTRSVRLDEANFAIKNAQMDGEIDATTNETDAQKKLAHKPVLAEKSEPNAQTDAKFESCINETNRTKINAQTAAAEERNLARRNSASKNTNLSRQKTARPNAAIASYVSEANLARANLRPNAEKIAESNPRAAKNVAKKFDLITCDVSFISLKEILPSIDALAGENCDIILLFKPQFEVGRTVKRNKKGVVTDAKAVREARAKFELAAANLGWIMRQTLECEVKGKEGNAEFFYAFNKR from the coding sequence TTGAGATTTGATCTATTTACCGCGCGCCACCTAAACATCAGCCGAAACAAGGCCGCCGAGCTCATAAAAAGCGGCAAGATTTTGCTAAACGGGCGAATTTGCTCTAAGCCCAGCTTTGAGGTGGGCGAATTTTACGCATTTAAGAGCTCAAATGCAGTAAATTTAGACGGCGATAAGGTTTTGAGCGAGACCTTGAGCGTAAATTTGAGAGTTTGCGAAAACGGCGGCGAATTTGATGCCGATGGCGGATTTTGCTCGCAAAATTTGCATGCAAAAAATAGCGTCGCATTTGGTAAAAAAAGCGGTTTGCAAGCGCGCAAAAACGGCCCTCAAGAGCGTGAGATCGGCGGCGCGTGCGGCTTGGGGAGAGAAAAATTCGACGGCGAGGATGCTTTTTGCCGTAGGAGCGAGTTTAGCTACGGCGAATACGAAGCGACATACGGCGATAAAACCATGCTTGAGAATAAAAATTTAAACGACGACGCCCAAAAGAGTGCGGTTTTAGGCGCGGCGGACGAGACTCAAAATTTATGCGGCGCAAATTTGACGGATGCCGCCGAGGCTACACGCAAAAAAGCTCGTAAAAGCGAGCAAAATTTAGACGCAAACAGCGTAAAAATCGAGCTTATCGGCGAAATCTACGTCGGACGCGGCGCGCTAAAACTAAAAAGCTTTTTGGCAGCCTATCTGCTCGAAGTTCAAGGCAAAAACGCCCTAGACGTAGGCTCAAGCACTGGCGGTTTCGTGCAAATTTTGCTGCAAAACGGCATAAAAAGCGTTACTGCGCTAGATGTGGGCAGCTCTCAGCTGGATAAAAGCCTGCGAGCCGACTCGCGAGTGATAGTGGTCGAAAATACCGACGTGCGCGAGTTTGCGGCAGGGTTTCAAAACTCGGGCGGAGACGGTAAATTTGACGGCTCTGCGCAAAATTTAAAAACCCAAATCAAGCCAAGCAAAGATAGCCGAATATGCGATAAATTTGGACTCGGCAGATCAAATTTCGCTGAGCGGGACGGATTTTTAAGCGAGCCGAGTAAGTCCGATTTTACGCCGTTAAATTTAGCCAAGGCGGGTAAGAGCGAATGGGCGGTGAAACGCATCGATCATCAAAATAAAACCTCAAATTTAAACAAAAAAAATGCGCAAACGGGCTGTGCGGATGAGCCGATTTTAGCTCAAGCAAGCACGCGATCCGTCCGTTTAGACGAGGCGAATTTCGCTATAAAAAACGCGCAAATGGACGGCGAAATCGATGCTACGACAAATGAGACCGACGCGCAAAAAAAATTAGCGCATAAGCCTGTTTTGGCTGAGAAAAGCGAGCCAAACGCGCAAACCGATGCTAAATTTGAATCCTGCATAAACGAAACTAATCGGACTAAAATAAACGCGCAAACCGCCGCCGCGGAAGAGCGAAATTTAGCACGGCGGAACTCGGCGTCAAAAAATACAAATTTAAGCCGTCAAAAAACCGCGCGACCAAACGCCGCAATAGCTAGCTATGTAAGCGAGGCAAATTTAGCTCGCGCAAACTTGCGACCAAACGCCGAAAAAATAGCCGAATCTAATCCTCGCGCCGCCAAAAACGTCGCGAAAAAATTTGATCTCATCACCTGCGACGTGAGTTTTATCTCGCTTAAAGAAATTTTGCCCTCTATCGATGCGCTTGCCGGCGAAAACTGTGATATTATCTTGCTTTTTAAGCCGCAGTTTGAGGTCGGCAGGACCGTCAAGCGAAATAAAAAAGGCGTCGTAACGGACGCAAAAGCCGTGCGCGAGGCGAGGGCGAAATTTGAGCTTGCGGCGGCAAATTTGGGCTGGATAATGCGCCAAACGCTCGAATGCGAGGTAAAAGGAAAGGAAGGAAATGCCGAATTTTTCTACGCTTTTAACAAAAGATAA
- a CDS encoding bifunctional riboflavin kinase/FAD synthetase, translated as MPNFSTLLTKDNITAVAIGHFDGVHRGHKELLKRLGVYGGLVVIDKNKANITPGLKRAEYSRYPCFLYDFNEIKGLSGDEFIALLKRDFKNLQKIVVGFDFRFGRNRAWDKHDLRRIFDGEAVIVDEFCFEGMGVHSSAIREYIKQGEIYRANRLLGREYSIEGRVIKGQGIGSRELVPTLNLDVKSYLLPREGVYATRTRIGYKTYGSVTFIGNRMSTDGSFSIETHVLNENIAHARDVAVCFIKRLRDNRRFESLEELKGQIGIDIKQAMEFVGVCDLYVVGDTTPQRSEP; from the coding sequence ATGCCGAATTTTTCTACGCTTTTAACAAAAGATAATATCACGGCCGTGGCGATCGGGCACTTTGACGGCGTGCACCGCGGCCACAAGGAGCTTTTAAAGCGCCTGGGCGTTTACGGCGGGCTGGTCGTGATCGACAAAAACAAGGCCAACATCACGCCGGGCCTCAAACGCGCCGAATACTCGAGATATCCGTGCTTTTTGTATGATTTTAACGAGATAAAGGGGCTTAGCGGCGATGAGTTTATCGCGCTTTTGAAGCGGGATTTTAAAAATCTGCAAAAAATCGTCGTCGGATTTGACTTTCGTTTTGGTCGAAACAGAGCATGGGACAAGCACGATTTGCGGCGCATCTTTGACGGCGAGGCGGTTATAGTGGATGAGTTTTGCTTCGAGGGTATGGGCGTGCACAGCTCGGCTATACGCGAGTATATCAAGCAAGGCGAGATATACAGAGCAAACCGCCTGCTAGGCCGCGAATACTCGATCGAAGGTCGCGTGATAAAGGGGCAGGGTATCGGGTCGCGCGAGCTCGTGCCGACGCTAAATTTGGACGTAAAAAGCTACCTTTTGCCGCGCGAGGGCGTTTATGCGACGAGGACCCGCATCGGTTACAAGACCTACGGCTCGGTCACGTTTATCGGCAACCGCATGAGCACGGACGGTAGCTTTAGCATCGAGACGCACGTGCTAAACGAAAATATCGCGCACGCCCGCGACGTCGCGGTTTGTTTTATCAAGCGGCTGCGCGATAACCGAAGATTCGAAAGTCTAGAGGAGCTAAAGGGGCAAATTGGGATCGACATCAAGCAGGCGATGGAGTTCGTCGGCGTGTGCGATCTCTACGTCGTGGGCGATACTACGCCTCAAAGGAGCGAGCCGTGA
- the cmoA gene encoding carboxy-S-adenosyl-L-methionine synthase CmoA — MKDEIFKEPIKKQFEFDASVASVFDDMIGRSVPYYSASQKLIADFLAQILPQGASAIDLGCSTASTLLALWRKRSDLALKGVDNAPAMLQNARAKIEAYGARIELELADILECEFDARDAVLMNYTLQFIRPPKRQDFVAKIYRALNDGGVFVFSEKLIFEDKTLSKNMIEIYEKYKLEQGYSRYEIAQKREALENVLIPYTEAENRNLALSAGFRNVECMFRWANFATFVAFK; from the coding sequence GTGAAGGACGAAATCTTTAAGGAGCCGATAAAAAAGCAGTTTGAATTTGACGCGAGCGTGGCGTCGGTGTTTGACGATATGATCGGGCGTTCGGTGCCGTATTACTCGGCATCGCAAAAGCTGATCGCCGATTTTTTAGCGCAAATTTTACCGCAAGGCGCAAGCGCGATAGACCTTGGCTGCTCGACCGCCTCGACGCTGCTAGCCCTTTGGCGCAAAAGAAGCGATCTTGCGCTAAAAGGCGTAGATAACGCGCCGGCTATGCTGCAAAACGCGCGCGCTAAGATAGAGGCCTACGGCGCTAGGATCGAGCTTGAGCTAGCAGACATTTTAGAGTGCGAATTTGACGCTCGTGATGCCGTTTTGATGAACTACACGCTACAGTTTATCCGCCCGCCCAAGCGCCAGGATTTCGTAGCTAAAATTTACCGCGCGTTAAATGACGGCGGCGTATTTGTTTTTAGCGAGAAGCTGATATTTGAAGATAAGACGCTAAGTAAAAATATGATCGAAATCTACGAAAAATACAAGCTAGAACAAGGGTACTCGCGCTACGAAATCGCGCAAAAACGCGAGGCGCTGGAAAACGTGCTGATCCCCTACACCGAGGCTGAAAATAGAAATTTGGCGCTTAGCGCGGGGTTTAGAAATGTGGAGTGTATGTTTAGATGGGCAAATTTTGCAACGTTTGTTGCGTTTAAATAA
- a CDS encoding HobA family DNA replication regulator: MSDFIKWTLEAIREEGSLMSWMEERRTEWTPLLASKLKFLLEGRAFILITDSERGWFEEYFLKNINKPTNARPVLPFFSLKALYPSFEAISSKEEAALLLDMLSLAFPNGYVFFYIGKSADKSAQIAKGKDDSYMWLFDEQAQNSFYLSSSDEMLDIKLLSLYKLFDKSVDVVLFAKVAL, translated from the coding sequence ATGAGCGATTTTATAAAATGGACGCTCGAGGCGATCCGCGAGGAGGGCTCACTGATGAGCTGGATGGAAGAGAGGCGCACCGAGTGGACGCCTCTGCTAGCCTCGAAGCTTAAATTTTTACTCGAAGGCCGCGCTTTTATCCTGATAACCGATAGCGAGCGAGGCTGGTTCGAGGAGTATTTTTTAAAAAATATAAATAAGCCAACGAACGCTCGCCCCGTGCTGCCCTTTTTTTCGCTAAAGGCGCTTTATCCTTCTTTTGAAGCTATTAGCTCCAAGGAGGAAGCGGCACTGCTTTTAGATATGCTTTCTTTGGCGTTTCCAAACGGTTACGTATTTTTTTATATCGGTAAAAGCGCCGATAAAAGCGCTCAGATCGCCAAAGGCAAGGACGACAGCTATATGTGGCTTTTTGACGAGCAGGCGCAAAATAGCTTTTATCTCAGCTCAAGCGACGAAATGCTCGACATTAAACTTTTATCTCTTTACAAACTCTTCGATAAAAGCGTAGATGTCGTGCTTTTTGCGAAGGTCGCACTTTAA
- a CDS encoding PepSY-associated TM helix domain-containing protein: MPFLKKKKFWFNVHLILSLACVLPLLIVTLSGAVISYHDEIIDLANSQKTFVKRGEKELSAREILDIFKAREPNFTLSYYKINSDANHALGVSGTNAKGEFKSYFINQYTGEITGENFGDKFIGLMLNLHTNLGLGLSENETLRLIGKHIVAVCSIALVILVISGLIIYYPSFKTKFMRAFTLKIKAKGYAFLYSLHGFAGVYLCLFLAFMSITGLYWSYDWAAKLVNNALGEKEIFRKKSFTQVRGFSLEDEAKIANLQTAIDIFKRDRENYELFNVITQEDGENFMIFYFDKGLEEDDKVNTMTINAAKGQIIRHARFDDAKSSMPRPFVIHKAVLSLHSGYFLGAVGKFIFCLASASVLFFVISGFWMSLKRLKR, translated from the coding sequence ATGCCGTTTTTAAAGAAAAAGAAATTTTGGTTTAATGTCCATTTGATTTTAAGCCTAGCCTGTGTTTTGCCGCTGCTTATCGTCACTCTTAGCGGCGCGGTCATATCCTATCACGACGAGATTATAGACCTTGCAAACTCGCAAAAAACATTCGTCAAGCGAGGCGAAAAAGAGCTTAGCGCGAGAGAAATTTTAGATATTTTTAAAGCTAGGGAACCAAATTTTACGCTTAGCTACTACAAGATAAACTCGGACGCAAATCACGCTCTAGGCGTATCCGGCACGAATGCTAAGGGCGAGTTTAAGTCGTATTTTATAAATCAATACACCGGCGAGATAACAGGCGAAAATTTCGGCGATAAATTTATCGGACTAATGTTAAATTTACATACTAACTTAGGCCTCGGGCTTAGCGAAAACGAGACGCTACGGCTTATAGGCAAGCATATCGTTGCGGTTTGCTCTATCGCTTTGGTTATCTTGGTTATATCTGGATTGATAATTTATTATCCTAGTTTTAAAACTAAATTTATGCGCGCGTTTACTTTAAAAATCAAGGCCAAAGGCTATGCGTTTTTGTACAGTTTGCACGGATTTGCGGGCGTTTATCTTTGTTTATTTTTGGCTTTTATGAGCATTACGGGGCTTTACTGGTCGTACGACTGGGCGGCAAAGCTCGTAAATAACGCGCTTGGCGAAAAAGAAATTTTTAGAAAAAAGAGCTTTACGCAGGTGAGGGGATTTTCGCTGGAGGACGAGGCTAAGATAGCCAATTTACAAACTGCAATAGATATTTTTAAACGAGATAGAGAGAATTACGAGCTTTTTAACGTCATCACGCAAGAAGACGGCGAAAATTTTATGATATTTTACTTTGACAAAGGGTTAGAAGAGGACGATAAGGTAAATACGATGACGATAAACGCCGCCAAGGGGCAAATTATTAGGCACGCGAGGTTTGACGACGCCAAAAGCTCGATGCCTAGGCCTTTTGTAATTCATAAAGCGGTTTTGAGCTTGCATTCGGGATATTTTTTGGGCGCGGTCGGTAAATTTATATTTTGTTTAGCTTCGGCGTCGGTTTTGTTTTTCGTTATAAGCGGCTTTTGGATGAGCTTAAAACGGCTCAAAAGATAA
- a CDS encoding aspartate kinase, translating to MLIVQKYGGTSVGTLERIENVAARVIEAKNSGADVVAVVSAMSGVTNQLVDYASHYTKEPDGVAMDMLLSSGERVTCALLTIALINLGYPAVGLSGRLAGIITDSMHTKARIDAIDTKRMKEELKAGKIIVVAGFQGIDEKGDVTTLGRGGSDLSAVAIAGALDADLCEIYTDVDGVYTTDPRIEPKAKKLDKISYDEMLELASLGAKVLQNRSVELAKKLNVNLVTRSSFNHNEGTLITKEESMEAVLVSGIALDKNQARVTLRGVVDKPGIAAEIFTALAEKNINVDMIIQNVGQDGTTNLGFTVPQNELHVAKECMDRLNAAREILYNDEIVKVSVVGVGMKSHTGVASLAFQTLANEGINIQMISTSEIKISMIVDQKYGELAVRALHEAYKLDK from the coding sequence ATGTTGATCGTCCAAAAATACGGCGGCACGAGCGTTGGGACGCTCGAGAGGATAGAAAACGTCGCCGCTAGAGTGATAGAGGCTAAAAATAGCGGTGCGGACGTCGTAGCGGTGGTTTCGGCTATGAGCGGCGTGACAAATCAGCTGGTGGACTACGCCTCGCACTACACCAAAGAGCCTGACGGCGTAGCGATGGATATGTTGCTTAGCTCCGGCGAGCGCGTCACCTGCGCGCTTTTAACGATAGCGCTTATAAATTTAGGCTATCCTGCGGTGGGTCTTAGCGGTAGGCTGGCGGGTATCATAACAGATAGCATGCACACCAAGGCCAGGATCGACGCCATCGACACTAAGCGTATGAAAGAAGAGCTAAAAGCGGGTAAGATCATTGTCGTTGCGGGCTTTCAGGGCATCGACGAAAAAGGCGACGTGACGACGCTCGGACGAGGCGGTAGCGACCTAAGTGCCGTGGCGATCGCGGGCGCGCTGGATGCGGATTTGTGCGAGATTTATACCGACGTGGACGGAGTTTATACGACCGATCCTCGCATCGAGCCGAAGGCTAAAAAGCTAGATAAAATCAGCTATGACGAGATGCTAGAGCTTGCGAGCCTAGGCGCAAAAGTGCTGCAAAACCGCTCGGTCGAGCTGGCTAAGAAGCTAAACGTAAATTTAGTCACCAGAAGCAGTTTTAATCACAACGAAGGAACACTAATAACAAAGGAAGAGAGTATGGAAGCAGTCCTAGTAAGCGGCATCGCGCTAGATAAAAACCAAGCTAGAGTAACTTTAAGAGGCGTGGTGGATAAGCCGGGCATCGCAGCCGAAATTTTCACCGCGCTAGCAGAAAAAAATATAAACGTAGATATGATAATCCAAAACGTAGGTCAGGACGGCACGACCAATCTTGGCTTTACCGTGCCGCAAAACGAACTTCACGTCGCAAAGGAGTGTATGGATAGACTAAATGCGGCAAGAGAAATTTTATATAACGACGAGATCGTCAAAGTCTCTGTCGTAGGCGTAGGTATGAAAAGCCACACCGGAGTGGCGTCTCTAGCCTTTCAAACGCTGGCAAACGAGGGTATAAATATCCAAATGATCTCGACTAGCGAGATAAAAATCTCGATGATCGTCGATCAAAAATACGGCGAGCTAGCCGTCCGCGCACTACACGAAGCCTACAAACTCGATAAATGA